The following proteins are co-located in the Carassius auratus strain Wakin unplaced genomic scaffold, ASM336829v1 scaf_tig00214714_1_2670353, whole genome shotgun sequence genome:
- the LOC113092801 gene encoding pentraxin fusion protein-like isoform X2, which yields MLVPVGLFFWLLSLTPAATEVGLGGKVLLFPTETDTSYVKLIPEKPLSLSAFTLCMRVATELPGQREIILFAYRVPKTHLCITWESETGLTAFWVDGRRSLFQFYRRGHLIHPGGIVLLGQDADRFVGGFDASQSFVGEITDVHMWDHVLSSSQVKAVYSNQEPYVPKGNVFDWDTIKYDITGNVLVIQD from the exons ATGTTGGTACCAGTGGGTTTATTTTTCTGGCTGCTCTCACTGACACCAGCGGCTACTGAAG tgggtcTTGGTGGTAAAGTGCTTTTGTTTCCAACTGAGACTGATACCAGCTATGTTAAACTCATTCCTGAAAAGCCACTGAGTCTTTCAGCTTTTACTCTCTGCATGCGTGTCGCGACGGAGCTCCCGGGCCAGAGAGAGATCATTCTGTTCGCCTACCGTGTGCCAAAG ACCCATCTGTGCATCACCTGGGAATCTGAGACTGGTCTTACTGCCTTCTGGGTAGATGGACGTCGTAGTTTGTTCCAGTTCTATAGAAGAGGTCACTTAATTCATCCTGGTGGCATCGTCCTGCTCGGTCAAGATGCTGATAGATTTGTGGGTGGCTTTGACGCAAGTCAGAGTTTTGTAGGAGAAATTACAGATGTGCACATGTGGGATCATGTTCTCTCCAGCAGTCAGGTTAAGGCAGTTTATTCAAACCAGGAACCGTATGTGCCGAAGGGAAATGTGTTCGACTGGGACACCATCAAATATGATATAACTGGCAATGTGCTAGTTATTCAAGATTAG
- the LOC113092801 gene encoding pentraxin fusion protein-like isoform X1 has translation MLVPVGLFFWLLSLTPAATEVGLGGKVLLFPTETDTSYVKLIPEKPLSLSAFTLCMRVATELPGQREIILFAYRVPKVDELNVWREKDGRVSLYIQSSSNATFFRLPPLSTFQTHLCITWESETGLTAFWVDGRRSLFQFYRRGHLIHPGGIVLLGQDADRFVGGFDASQSFVGEITDVHMWDHVLSSSQVKAVYSNQEPYVPKGNVFDWDTIKYDITGNVLVIQD, from the exons ATGTTGGTACCAGTGGGTTTATTTTTCTGGCTGCTCTCACTGACACCAGCGGCTACTGAAG tgggtcTTGGTGGTAAAGTGCTTTTGTTTCCAACTGAGACTGATACCAGCTATGTTAAACTCATTCCTGAAAAGCCACTGAGTCTTTCAGCTTTTACTCTCTGCATGCGTGTCGCGACGGAGCTCCCGGGCCAGAGAGAGATCATTCTGTTCGCCTACCGTGTGCCAAAGGTTGATGAACTCAATGTGTGGAGAGAGAAAGACGGTCGCGTGTCCTTATATATTCAGTCTAGTAGCAATGCAACATTTTTCCGTCTGCCTCCTCTCTCCACTTTCCAGACCCATCTGTGCATCACCTGGGAATCTGAGACTGGTCTTACTGCCTTCTGGGTAGATGGACGTCGTAGTTTGTTCCAGTTCTATAGAAGAGGTCACTTAATTCATCCTGGTGGCATCGTCCTGCTCGGTCAAGATGCTGATAGATTTGTGGGTGGCTTTGACGCAAGTCAGAGTTTTGTAGGAGAAATTACAGATGTGCACATGTGGGATCATGTTCTCTCCAGCAGTCAGGTTAAGGCAGTTTATTCAAACCAGGAACCGTATGTGCCGAAGGGAAATGTGTTCGACTGGGACACCATCAAATATGATATAACTGGCAATGTGCTAGTTATTCAAGATTAG